The genomic DNA TGCGATACGCCGCGATAAGGCCGGACGGAAAGTGAGCCGGATGGGTGTAGAGGAGCCTGAGCCAGCGGATTCCCGCGATCTCCGCGAGCCGGGCGAGGAGGTCGTGGATGCGGACGTTGCCGGGGAGGTCGGTCCCGTAGAGGGTGGTGTCCTGAGCGATCACGACGAGCTCCTTGACCCCGGATGTCGCAAGCTCCTGCGCCTCGCGCACGATCTCCTCCGGCGGGCGGCTCCGGTACGGCCCGCGGATCAGCGGGATCGTGCAGTAGGTGCAGCCGTTGCTGCACCCCTCGGAGATCTTGAGGTAGGCGGTGTGGGGCGGGGTCAACAGAAGGCGTCCGGTCTCCGGCACCGGCCTGAGCCCGCACGCAGCGACGATCGCATCGTCCTGATTGAGTCCGAAGACGGCATCTGCTTCAGGAATGCCTTCCCGCAGCTCGGGCCCGTAACGCTGCGCCAGGCAGCCCATCACGATCAGGCGCTTGCTCGGATCGGCCTCCTTGTAGCGGGCGAGCTCGAGGATCGTCTCGATCGACTCCTGCTTTGCCGGAGCGATGAACCCACATGTATTGACGATCAGCACGTCCGCCTCCTCGGGCGGGGCTCCGACGATCGCTCCTGCCCGCGCGAGTCGGGCGAGGAGGCGTTCCGAGTCGATCAGGTTCTTGGCGCAGCCGAGGCTCGTCAGGTGGATGACCGGTCGTTTCTTCATGGTGAGATGATACGCTCTTGCCTCCCGGGGGCAAACCATCTTGCAAGCTGGGTGCGGTTGATGAAATCGCTGAAGGATCGGACCGCGGTGGGGACCGGGGTTCCCGCTCGGTTCTGTTCTGCTTGTCTTGTCGAACAGGGCAGTGGTAGAATCGTTCCATGTTTAAGAGCAAACTCCTTGTTTTCTTCTGTGCTTTCGTCCTTGCGGGATTCCTCACCGCCTACGGGGATGATCCCATTGCTCAGGGCAATGTCGCGTTCGCGGAGCGATTCGACCAACAGAAGATGCGCCTTGCCATATCTTTGTACGAAGCCGCCCTCGCTGTGGTTCCAGTCCAATCGCAGGCGTTCGTCCTCGACCGGCTCTCCCAGTGCTATTACGAGCTTTCGACGTTCAGCCCGGGCAACACCGATGAGGACAAGAAGCTGTTCGAACGAGGAAAGGAGTATGGCCTGCGCAGCCTCCGTCTCAATCCCGAGTTTGCCCGGCTGGAGAAAGACGACTTTGCAACGGCTGTAGGCTGTGTAACCGATCCGGCGGCGCTACTGTGGACGGCGAACAACTGGGGCGCGTTGTTCCACTACAATCCCCTCCAAGGGATGGTAGATGCGGGCAAGGTGAAAGCCCTCTATGAGCGTGGGATCGAGGTCGATGAGACATACTGGGGCGCCAGCTTTCACAACGCGCTCGGGGCGATGCTCGTCACCCTACCGCCGTTCCTCGGCGGTGATCTGAAACAGGGCAGGGCCCATCTCGAGCGGGCGATCGCTCTCGCTCCGGATTACCTGGAGAATCATGTCGTGTACGCCCAGTACTGGGGATTCACCTACGATCTCTTCGGTAAGGTAAATGGAATCAGGGATCGGGCCTTGATCGAACGCGAGCTTCAGTTCGTCATCTCCGCACCGATCGGAAACTGGCCGTTCTGGAACCGCGAAGCGAAGAAGGAGGCGCAGATCCTGCTTGCGAGGGAGAAAGAGCTCCTTCATTAAGCGCGGCGATATGACAGACCGCTTGACTTGACATATCCTCAGGGCTGACCAAAAAGGAGGGATTACATGGGAGAAAGACGCTTAATCGGCGTTGGTGCAGCGTTCTTAATCAGTGTAGCCCTGATCCAGGGCCTGGTTTTCGGCGCAGCCATCGTCCCTTCCTACCAGATCCAGGTTCGATTGGATACACAAGGGCACATGCTCCTCGGGGAGGAGAGCATCTCGTTCACGAACGATACCGGCAAGACCTTGAACAGGCTGTATCTCCATCTCTACCCCAACCGGTTCATGGACGATGCGAGCATCTATGCACGGGAAAAGGGGATAGATAACTATGATTCGATATTCCCCGCTGGCCCGGACAGCGGGTATACGTTCATCGAGGAGCTTGAGCTAGACGGTGTGTCCCATGATTACACGGTCGACGATACGATCATGCGGATCGACCTGAAAAAGTCGTTTCCGCCCGGTGCCACCATCGAGATCTACATCAAGTTCCGCGTGAAGATCCCGGATGCTATCTTGCGGTTC from Candidatus Bipolaricaulota bacterium includes the following:
- the rimO gene encoding 30S ribosomal protein S12 methylthiotransferase RimO is translated as MKKRPVIHLTSLGCAKNLIDSERLLARLARAGAIVGAPPEEADVLIVNTCGFIAPAKQESIETILELARYKEADPSKRLIVMGCLAQRYGPELREGIPEADAVFGLNQDDAIVAACGLRPVPETGRLLLTPPHTAYLKISEGCSNGCTYCTIPLIRGPYRSRPPEEIVREAQELATSGVKELVVIAQDTTLYGTDLPGNVRIHDLLARLAEIAGIRWLRLLYTHPAHFPSGLIAAYRTIPKLVPYVDLPLQHLDDDILRRMGRRMTQAAALELVARLRASVPGIAIRTTFIVGFPGETRAQFNELLRLVRELRFEHLGVFPYSPEEGTPAALMPDQVSARAKSRRVRDLMLAQQEIVFARNKARIGERVEVLIDARLDEKTWVGRTARQAPDVDPVTYVLGDGLRTGEFVEAEIVGAEGYDLIARPLAEIRRE